The following are encoded together in the Adhaeribacter arboris genome:
- a CDS encoding sulfatase family protein — protein MKKWIVLISHILFCFLPAQAKKLPAKPNIVFIIGDDISPEDIGAYGNSKIRTPNLNKLAKDGLKFRNMYVTSSSCSPSRVSVLTGRYPHNTGAAELHSPVPAHLTLFPEQLRKAGYYTAQAGKWHEGPVSRRAYDTLLAGEQMNGPGGEEQWLNLLRNRPKKKPFFLWLAPFDAHREWSADNFRQPHNPDTEVTIPPTLVDTKETRQDLASYYNEISRIDYYLGELEKELQRQGVAQNTIIIFMADNGRPFPGSKTLLYDRGIKSPFLMKWPAAIKNKGVEVEALVSSIDIAPTLFALAGAPSSPTIQGKSFVKLLDHPQAAFRNYIFAEHNWHDYEAYERAVRSKDFLYILNLRPEFNNGGPIDANQSPASKALKLAKTKGTLTPLQNEALVKPRPAEEFFVNAPDSLQQHNEINNPAYAKQFSSLKSILQQWQKQTCDTAPEKLTPDWYHRETGQPLPAKDTRGEMPGAALHADRINAKGPF, from the coding sequence ATGAAAAAATGGATAGTACTGATAAGCCATATTTTATTTTGTTTCTTACCGGCTCAAGCAAAAAAACTACCAGCCAAACCCAATATTGTTTTCATTATTGGCGATGATATTAGTCCGGAAGATATCGGCGCCTACGGTAATTCTAAAATCCGGACTCCTAACCTGAATAAGCTGGCGAAAGACGGTTTAAAATTTCGGAATATGTACGTTACGTCGAGCTCTTGCAGCCCGAGCCGGGTGAGTGTTTTAACCGGGCGCTACCCGCATAATACCGGTGCCGCCGAATTGCATTCACCGGTACCCGCGCATTTAACGCTATTCCCGGAGCAACTCCGAAAGGCGGGTTATTACACCGCCCAGGCCGGTAAATGGCACGAAGGACCCGTTAGCCGTCGGGCTTACGATACCTTGCTGGCTGGTGAGCAAATGAACGGGCCTGGTGGCGAAGAACAATGGCTGAACTTACTACGAAACCGGCCCAAAAAGAAGCCTTTCTTTTTGTGGCTCGCTCCTTTTGATGCGCACCGCGAATGGTCGGCAGATAATTTCCGGCAACCGCATAACCCGGATACGGAAGTTACCATTCCGCCCACCTTGGTAGATACCAAAGAAACACGCCAGGATTTAGCTTCTTATTACAATGAAATCAGCCGGATTGATTATTACCTGGGCGAATTGGAAAAAGAGCTCCAGCGACAAGGGGTAGCGCAGAATACCATTATTATTTTTATGGCGGATAATGGCCGGCCTTTTCCGGGTAGTAAAACTCTTTTGTATGACCGGGGCATTAAAAGCCCATTTCTGATGAAATGGCCCGCGGCAATCAAAAACAAAGGAGTAGAAGTAGAGGCCCTGGTAAGCAGTATAGATATTGCGCCTACTTTATTCGCACTGGCGGGGGCGCCTTCGTCGCCAACTATCCAAGGTAAAAGCTTTGTGAAATTGCTCGATCACCCGCAAGCTGCCTTCCGGAACTATATTTTTGCGGAGCACAACTGGCACGACTACGAAGCGTACGAACGCGCCGTACGCAGTAAAGATTTTCTGTACATACTAAACTTAAGGCCCGAATTTAATAATGGCGGACCTATTGACGCGAATCAAAGCCCGGCGAGTAAGGCCCTGAAACTGGCAAAAACAAAAGGTACTTTAACCCCCTTGCAAAACGAAGCCCTGGTAAAACCCCGACCAGCGGAAGAATTTTTTGTAAATGCCCCGGATTCTTTGCAGCAGCATAATGAAATAAACAACCCGGCTTACGCGAAACAATTTAGTTCTTTAAAAAGCATCCTCCAGCAATGGCAAAAACAAACCTGCGATACTGCCCCGGAAAAACTTACTCCTGACTGGTATCACCGCGAAACTGGGCAGCCTTTGCCGGCGAAAGATACTCGTGGGGAAATGCCAGGAGCCGCCCTGCACGCGGATAGAATAAATGCGAAAGGACCTTTTTAA
- a CDS encoding glycoside hydrolase family 65 protein encodes MKQLLLSLFIFQLFAFLNSASAQAVDPWVIKADKIEPANYYGITVANGMIGIVSSPEPFKVKDVVLAGAYDLYGRGRVSNFLRSFNLLNMYLDIDGRRIDAKSATNLKQELNMRESKFTTTFDYADKATVTYTYYSLRHLPFTVLMDISIRAKKNISFTGSSVMEAPDALKEAQNYYNEIDRPHVVISLLTSEAKSPTGKLLMAASNTFLFSEPHGQEPRVIHEMWDNNLHLMKFTRQLKAGQTYTFSVAGSSITSAHHDDPLNEAERLTIYAKLEGRDRLLQFHKKAWDELWSSDIKIEGDPQSQQDVHSMLYHLYSFVRENTALSPSPMGLSGLGYNGHVFWDTEIWMYPALLVMHPELGKSMVEYRFQRLEAAKRNAFSKGFKGAMFPWESADTGVEETPVWALSGPFEHHITADVALAAWNYYLVTQDKQWLREKGWPILKETADFWASRVERNGPGKYDIKNVVAADEWAENVDNNAFTNAAAKANLQYSTQAAQLLGLTPNPDWLHVAQNIPILKMENGVTREHATYKGEGIKQADVNLLAYPLKEITNPEQIKKDLAYYETRVPNEGTPAMTQGVFALLYARVGNADKAYHWFKDAYLPNLNPPFRVIAETKGGTNPYFATGAGGILQAVIMGFGGVEITPEGIKQVRSVLPKNWKSLTITGVGPEKKTFSVK; translated from the coding sequence ATGAAACAACTTCTACTTTCGCTATTTATTTTCCAGCTGTTTGCCTTTCTAAATTCTGCATCCGCTCAAGCCGTGGACCCGTGGGTGATAAAGGCCGATAAGATTGAACCGGCAAATTATTATGGCATAACGGTAGCCAACGGCATGATTGGGATTGTATCGTCGCCGGAGCCGTTTAAAGTAAAAGATGTGGTGCTGGCCGGGGCTTACGATTTATATGGCCGCGGCCGGGTAAGTAATTTCCTGCGCAGTTTTAATTTGCTGAACATGTATTTAGACATCGATGGCCGCCGTATAGATGCCAAAAGCGCGACGAACCTAAAGCAAGAGTTAAACATGCGCGAGTCAAAATTTACGACCACCTTTGATTACGCCGATAAAGCTACCGTTACTTACACCTATTATTCGCTGCGGCATTTGCCGTTTACGGTTTTAATGGATATTAGCATTAGGGCCAAGAAAAATATTAGCTTTACCGGTAGTAGCGTTATGGAAGCGCCCGACGCCTTAAAAGAAGCACAAAATTATTATAACGAAATCGACCGACCCCACGTGGTTATCAGTTTATTAACTTCTGAAGCCAAAAGCCCGACCGGTAAGTTACTTATGGCTGCCAGCAATACTTTTCTGTTCTCGGAACCCCACGGTCAGGAACCGCGCGTCATTCATGAAATGTGGGACAATAATCTACATCTAATGAAATTTACCCGGCAGTTGAAAGCCGGACAAACCTACACTTTTTCTGTGGCCGGCTCGTCTATTACTTCGGCCCACCACGACGACCCTCTGAACGAAGCCGAGCGTTTAACTATTTACGCCAAACTGGAAGGCCGCGACCGATTATTACAATTTCATAAAAAAGCCTGGGACGAACTCTGGAGCAGTGATATTAAAATAGAAGGCGACCCGCAATCGCAGCAGGATGTGCATAGCATGTTGTACCATTTGTATTCTTTTGTGCGCGAAAATACGGCGCTCTCTCCTTCGCCGATGGGTTTGAGTGGTTTAGGCTATAACGGGCACGTATTCTGGGATACCGAAATCTGGATGTACCCGGCTTTACTGGTCATGCACCCGGAATTAGGCAAAAGTATGGTGGAGTACCGTTTCCAGCGCTTGGAAGCCGCTAAACGCAATGCTTTTTCCAAAGGCTTTAAAGGCGCCATGTTCCCGTGGGAAAGTGCTGATACTGGCGTAGAAGAAACACCGGTTTGGGCATTAAGCGGCCCGTTCGAGCACCATATTACCGCTGATGTAGCCCTTGCCGCTTGGAATTATTACTTAGTAACCCAGGATAAACAATGGTTGCGCGAAAAAGGCTGGCCCATTTTAAAAGAAACCGCCGATTTCTGGGCAAGTCGGGTAGAACGAAATGGCCCCGGCAAATACGACATTAAAAACGTAGTAGCCGCCGACGAATGGGCCGAGAATGTAGATAATAATGCTTTTACCAACGCCGCCGCCAAGGCCAATTTGCAATATAGTACGCAAGCGGCTCAGTTACTGGGTCTCACTCCTAACCCCGATTGGCTGCACGTGGCCCAAAATATTCCGATTTTAAAAATGGAAAATGGCGTTACTCGGGAACACGCTACCTATAAGGGAGAGGGCATTAAACAAGCTGACGTCAACTTACTGGCTTATCCGCTTAAAGAAATAACTAACCCCGAGCAAATCAAAAAAGACTTAGCTTATTACGAAACCCGCGTACCTAATGAGGGCACTCCCGCTATGACGCAAGGCGTATTTGCCTTATTGTACGCCCGTGTGGGTAATGCCGACAAAGCTTATCATTGGTTTAAAGATGCCTATCTGCCAAACTTAAATCCGCCTTTCCGGGTAATTGCCGAAACCAAAGGCGGCACCAATCCTTATTTTGCCACCGGGGCCGGCGGTATTTTACAAGCGGTTATTATGGGCTTTGGCGGGGTAGAAATTACGCCGGAAGGAATAAAGCAAGTAAGATCGGTATTACCCAAAAACTGGAAGAGTTTGACAATAACGGGTGTTGGTCCGGAAAAGAAGACGTTTTCGGTGAAGTAA